AgcaggacagaaaaagaaaggacagCTAAGACATTATTGGACAAGAGGAGCGTCCTTTCTGTcgaaacaaaagcaaaatatgCACAATTTATCTCCTTGAGGGGTATACCACATACTCGTTGTTTCCCTCCAGAACATGgcaggaaggaagaggaagaacaacTCCTCTTTAAAGTGCAACTAAAGATCTTTGGATAGAAGATAAAACATGTGCATCAGGGCCAATGATTTGTCTGACGCACATACTGTGAGCCCTTTACATTTAGCAAACCATCCCATTGCTTATGTTCTTGGAGGTCCTTTGTCTAACAATATACGTAGGTGCTCTCAGTAGGGTGGAGATCCCGCCAGCCAGTTGTGTCTAGACAAACATTGCAgtgatgtttttctgaatgaatACAAACCACACATTTTACCTAGACATGCAAACAGGAACAATGGACAGAAACAGTTCCAAGTTCCTGGAGAGAGCAGTAGCTGCTGATCACTATCAGCCTCTTAGAGAAGGAAGAAGTCTGCAGTTTACGGAAGCTGAAGATATTCAGACGTTTTCTTCAATAAAATACGTCACTAAATCCCCCAGCTGGTGAATGTCTtcagcttctatgtgtcataaaaacagtgattgctaacaagagtctaaatgagactaaacgtcatcacgccgacattagccacctttagcttagcggtggagacacacaaatgaacacatgatgaaCCTGTGTTAAAGACACAATATCTAGAAGAACAAACATAAAAGCTGGAGCTAAGTCAGTTAGAGCGTTAtaaacagaggtggaagaagtactcagatcttgtacttgagtaaagtagaagtactcaggtcttgtacttgagtaaaagtagaagtactcaggtgttgtacttgagtaaagtaaaagtactcaggtcttgtacttgagtaaagtagaagtactcaggtcttatacttgagtaaaagtagaagtactcaggtcttgtacttgagtaaagtagaagtactcagatcttgtagttgagtaaaagtagaagtactcaggtcttgtacttgagtaaagtagaagtactcaggtcttgtacttgagtaaagtagaagtactcagatcttgtacttgagtaaaagtagaagtactcaggtgttgtacttgagtaaagtaaaagtactcaggtcttgtacttgagtaaagtagaagtactcagatcttgtacttgagtaaaagtagaagtactcaggtgttgtacttgagtaaagtaaaagtactcaggtcttgtacttgagtaaagtagaagtactcaggtcttatacttgagtaaaagtagaagtactcaggtcttgtacttgagtaaagtagaagtactcagatcttgtagttgagtaaaagtagaagtactcaggtcttgtacttgagtaaagtagaagtactcaggtcttatacttgagtaaaagtagaagtactcagatcttgtacttgagtaaagtagaagtactcaggtcttgtacttgagtaaagtagaagtactcagatcttgtacttgagtaaaagtagaagtactcaggtgttgtacttgagtaaagtaaaagtactcaggtcttgtacttgagtaaagtagaagtactcaggtcttatacttgagtaaaagtagaagtactcaggtcttgtacttgagtaaagtagaagtactcagatcttgtagttgagtaaaagtagaagtactcaggtcttgtacttgagtaaagtagaagtactcaggtcttatacttgagtaaaagtagaagtactcagatcttgtacttgagtaaagtagaagtactcagatcttgtacttgagtaaaagtagaagtactcagatcttgtacttgagtaaaagtagaagtactcagatcttgtacttgagtaaagtagaagtactcaggtcttgtacttgagtaaagtagaagtaccagagtgtaggaatactctgtcacagtaaaagtattctaaatgttcctctagtgaaagtagaaagtactctcctctaaatgtacttaaagtagcgacagtaaaagtagtcattgtctgattggtccatttcagaataatatctctgatatgttttataatgattgatcattaaagtgttctcagagctggtaaaggtgcagctagtttgaatggctttgtatactgcagggtagctgctggatttactgcaggtgaactacagtctgatttaaggagattatatttaccttcattaatcctaatctgcctagcaactaaagggattaaatacatgtagtggagtcaaagtacaaagtaacattaattggaaatactcaagtaaagtacctcaaaattgttcttaagtacttgagtaaatgtacctagtGGTTATAAAGTATGTTAACAATGTCTTCATGTttcagagattttttttttgtaagggAGGAAATGATTTACGGTCATTTATAGCGTGGTGCGGGAAAGCATTTTTTCAATTCAGCAAAACTGCTATCTGGCTAAGATTGTGGTTGTTAAAGCATGCAAACTCCTTAATCTTGCACACACAGCAATTGATTGAATCAGCTGTTGAACTACCGCtgggattaaaaacaaatcGATTGTCTTCTCACTCTGGCTCCACATACAGGCCCTGACCAATGTGCTGCCCTAGTCAAGATTTCAGTTTGTGCCCCAATCATTTACCGCACCCCCCATGGATGGATGTGCCctaggcaaggcaaggcaagtttatttatgtagcctctttcaacacaaggcaattcaaagtgctttacaaacatgaaagacattaagagcgttaaaaaagaatgcagcagaaacacatcataaaaacCACAGTGCAATGTTACATAAGAACAGtgcaattaaaagcagcggcaaaaatgaatgttttcttcctggatttaaaagtagtaagagtagcagcggccctgcagggttctgggagtttgttccagatatttggagcgTAAtcactgaacgctgcttctccttgtttagttctaagtctggggacagaaagttgacccgttcagaagacctgagagttctggatggtacataatgtagcaggagatcacaaatgtatttaaggcctaaaccattcaatgctttataaaccagcagcagaactttgacagacaggaagccagtgtaaagacttcagaactggagtgatgtggtCCACTCTCTTAGTGCCCTAagcattcgcctatactgcctatgcccacGGCCGGCTCTGCACATATAGACCAAATACTAAAGACAGACTTCCTTTGCATGCATCATGCACAACAACAGCAAGCCTCTGCAGCACATTTTTCGGGAGCTAGGGGAGATTTTTTTGCCTGAAACTGTGTCTTCTGAAATGTGTATCTGTGTTGTTGCAGGAAGACGCTGTGAAACCCTGACTCTGATCTCTTGGCAGGAGTAAGTAGTCAGACTAGTCTACACGAGACTCTCACAGATAAACCACTTTGCTACCGTATATTCCTGTAATCTTAACTCCTTTActgagtgtgttttctttaaacctGTGCAAAAGTATGTGACAGAGATAAGAAACAGTGGGGGGAGTCTGTTACATGTTATATTATGATTAATTACATAAAGCCAATCAAACTGAACTCCTGTCCAATAAgtaatgtttgaaaataaactgacaatCTTTATTTTGTCCAAATGAAGTACGGGTGAACTGGTAGATAGACTGTATTTCCCCCACATTTGGAGATCCCCTTGTAAACACCAAGCCTACTTTGAACACAAATAGCAGTATCGACGTTATGGGGGAAGTGTCTGCGATGCGATGACACGTTGTTTGTACCTGGCAGATTTGAATAGTTGTGGCAGAGATGGCGTGTGAAagagcttttgtttttttattacctaCTCCAGCTGCCAATCTTGTAAGGCTTCCAAAATCAGACACTTATTAATTATTGCTTTGTTAACAAGCATATCTTAAAACTCCTCAATGGCCAAATAAGTTAAgatctacatttgatttgtttacatttcttacACTTTGATTTTCGTTTTTACTGTTAGTTTTACTTGTCACATTTTCCATTTAGGGCACCTCAAAATGTCCCCTGGTACAGAACTTTGCTTTATTACagacatacactgcccggccaaaaaaaaggtcacacactctaatactcgttggaccgcctttagctttgagtacggcacgcattcgctgtggcatcgtttccacgagcttctgcaacgtctcaacatttatttctgtcttgaattcatttttcaccaagatcttgtattgatgacgggagattcagaccactgcacaaagtctctccggcacatcccaaagactctcaatcgggttcaggtctggactctgtgggggccaatccatgtgtgaaagtgatgtctcatgctccctgaaccactctttcacagtttgagcccgatggatcctggcattgtcctcttgaaacatgcccgtgccatcagggaagaagaaatccatggatggaataacctgatacttcagtatattcagggagtcagctgacctcattttTGGGCTTGTTGCTGAACCTacaccagaccaactgcagcaactcCCGATCATAGCAcagcccccacaggcttgtgaccttttttgggccgggcagtgtaccCTCTAATAACAACTATTATATCTGCCAAACATCAGAGTACTAGCCTTGttattgtgagcatgttagcattgcaGCGCTAGCGTTTAGCTCAATGCAGTGCctaagttagcattttacaacttccggttGTCTCAGGGTCAATGCCATTTTcccgtaggattttggaaaatagctcgaaataaggttTGTcagatcacgttttgttctatgacattaaatacatcagcagtgaccccccacacacactggtgATTTTTCAAGAGTTTACGTATCTGAAAAACGACGAgtgttaacaagtggctgaataggactacagaagcggtcgaggacgttgtacgtcattacgccgaacacgtaaacactcccgctaaatttgttttcccctgttctgcttgaaatacTTCTAGTTtaattcagtgtggctaaaaggaaaatctttgttaaaatatgcaagcgcacGAAGGTCAGTTGAAACGCTCTTAAGGTGGtgtgacgttgaagtcgtgcgacccttCTGTGCtcctctgtagttcgtttatagcataacgttagcattttgcttctggcgattagatttatgattcgaaaatgataaaagtagggtagacatgtggagattatccggctgaacaaaacgtgcatttatcaaacaggttcgttttccacagatctttttctttctttttttttacaatattccaaaatcctacggagaaattgcattgatttttttgtcGAAGGAACCCAAGGTGagcttacttccgggttggcctacaaaaataggTCATCCTGTTTCAACACCCATTAATGCTACATGTATTGAATAGTGAACCCATGAATCTACAAGgctaacttttattttatagtacttttcaaaacataaatgtttaaataatgaagcttaagagtaaaaaataatcaataataagaTAAAAGGGATTTGAAAACAGAACCATTTCGCAAGATATGAAAAAACCAGGTTCTTGTGTACAATGCCATGAAACCGCGGCATGCTGTTTTCTTCGGATTCTCAAATAGATTCCAGCCCGCACGGTTTATTGTCGATATTTAGCTATCAAGGTTCCCGATGATTAGTTAAGTCTGGAAAATTGACCGTTGGCGGTAGTTGCTGGATTACGGCAGGGACCCATGTATTTTAAGGCTAAACACCCCTAATGTTTTAAAACGGCCAAAGAGTGGAGCCATGTAAAGATTCAGAATGAGTGATGGCACACGTTTTGCCCTCAAATTGTTGATTACCCCACGGCCGGGAATACTGACCAAATACTAAACAGACTCTGCGCACCACAACACGGGAGCAATTTTCGGAGTGTGGGTTTTTTGAAAGTGTCTCTGTGGACGTGATGCAGCAAGCTTTGAACCCGACCTGATCCTTGGGCTAAAGTAGCAACTAGGTCTAACCTAGATCCACGATAACCCTTGTACCTATATTCCTGTAAAATTTGTACAGGCCTTTCTGGAAAAGTAAATTGACAGGGATAAGAAGGGAGTTTATGTTTCTGTTAATCAAGCCATCGTTTCTATCATAGATGTTTAATTAACTTACTTTTTGGCAAGATCGAAGTTAGGGAAGGAATACTGCTATTTCTAATGTAAGCTATTTTGAAACAATGCAGTAAGTTGCGCCGGATTCTGGAGCAGAGAACGGTGacctcatttatttaatcaaagaggtgtgaaattagtttattttccaaattgCTTTTATTCAACAAATGCCTATTCATTAGATTTGAACAAGCATGATGACTCTGGGCGAGAGGTAGTTAGGACTCAGGTAGCACACTTGCTCCGTTTAGCTTCTGGCTTACTATTTTCGTAGGACAACATAAATTCCATGCAAATAGAAGAATGTACGTGATTACAAATTTGTTGTTAAGGTTTGCACCATTTTTTACGTAGACCCTGAATTTCGGTAGTAAATGTGATTGTTGGTCAAAATTATCTTTATTCAGAcatagaaaaaagaaatcaatacTCTTACAGCCCTCGCTTTGAGTACGGCCAGCATGGGGTGGAAACCCGTTTCCAAAAGCTCTGCCCTCCATTCTTCTGCTGAATATTTTTCGACCGACTTGTTGGTGACAAGCAGAACGCTGCCAAGCTTCTGGACTCCAAAACTCTCATGTTGCAGGTCTACCTTCCACCATTCTGAAGGAGTCTTCTCCCGGGAACACCATTAATTGGCCCGACGATCCTGTACCCTTTCATGGAACAGTCAGGAAGAGCTCATATTTGGCAATAACTGGTTTAGTATTTCAGTCCTACTACTCTTTGggcacacacaccccacaccaACTGCACACCATCATACACTCCCTCACCCCTCCGCAGACCTCAAACACACTCCCAACACAAACACCATGACATTACACAACCTAGcacacaacacaagacacacaccACAATGCCACCTGTTGGATGtgaattttaacattttgttcttgACATTAAATGATTCAGTCCCCCATtgtttttagttgtattttgtAACACTTTCATGTACAGTAAAAGCGCAGATATGTGTCATTCGCCGCAAAGAAACCTGTTAATTTTTTTCCCCTGTCGCAAATACAGatcacatgcaaagaaatcttGTAGTGCAACGCACGAAGGTCATAAACACACAATTACAACGTCGACACCTGCTCCCCACATCTTATACAAACTAGCACTCACATTAATACACAAATGTGTATTGAGATATTAACAAAAGTTACAACATGTCTtccaacagattttttttttttcatttaaaacctAGAAAATGCTTTGTTATCAAAACTGAGTTTATTCGGTCCCTTTGGTTCCCCCCAAAGTGGAATTTTCGAATAATGAGAATCGAATAGGAATAAATCGTTTTCACTAATCGATAATGGGAATCGTAATcagtgtaagaaataataatcaataattaagagtaaccacaacactgtcttattttgaaataccatcttattttgaaattgtttattattgtaaccGGATGTACACAACACTGATAACGCTTGATGCAGGACGGAAGAAAACTGCGGGTTTGAGCGTTGGTTTCCAGACAGAATCTGGATAAAGAGTGAATAGTGGAAttacttgtggtgttatacattaaacacacaatgattaattATCCTTATTGACGAGGTAATACCCTAAGGAGGGAGATGACCCTATGCCACGTATTCACTAATAATTTACTTTAGCTCTCAAAATAGCACATGTAAGAGCAGAACTACGGAAATGCAAATTAATTCATTATAATTGGAAGAATTACATGTATTTCCTCATTGTTCATTTCTTATGTCGACGCTTTGGAGATCCCCTTTAATCTTGCCATGCCTTTGTTTACTGAAAATGACATTGACGTTACCTGAAAGCTGAAAAGAAATTCGCATAGTTTTGGCTCAGGTGGCATGTAAGTGACGAACAAGACATTTGAGTTGCTTGTAAGTAAGGGTGTTTTTCACTCTAGCTACTGATTGATCTGCTAAACCAGTCTTACAAGTCCAATCTCTCTCAGGGTTTGAATAAGAATCTGTTGTGTTGGAAGACATATTCTGTCCCACctgtaaaatgataaataattcaTGCCCACAATTTTTGAAAATGCACTTGTTGTGTTAAATATACTTGTCTTGTTGAAAAAGTGgtattaaaatattattcaaaacatCAAATAGCTCGAAAATGGCATTTTTCTCTTGTCCCTACTTCTTGGTGACCAACTTGAATGtctaatacaacatttaaagcaGGACTATACCTTCCTTTTTTGTGCTATTTCTTTGTTAATACATCCACCcatctcatttaaataactgGAGGTGTTTCCCTAACATGCGCGCAACCCTATTACCCAAACCCATTAACCATGGCAGTGGAAGTTAAAAAACTGCAGTTACATTACACAGAGGTAATACCATTATCAAGCCATGTGCTGCTGCCATATTATCACAATAAAACAAGTTCAATTCAAAGCTATCTTTCTTTAGGTAAATAACTAAGTGTGTCCTTGCCTTGAAAGTAGCATTACATTCTGCAGCAAGCACTGATTCCTAATTGCTAAAGCTCAAATAAGCATTGATTTGCAACTCTGTTACTATAATTCAATCCATCAATAGGAAATGACAGACACAGGGTTGCATTTGTTGGAGTAcaaatttcatttttatatataatttagcATAATCTACATGTTTTTAGATTTTCCCAGATtatgaattcctttttttgttgatttcgATTGAATTTAAAGTTCTAGCCCCCATTGAGCGCTGTTGAAAAGctacaaataaaatatctaataCAAAGTGTACCATTGATGCCTGAGCTGGCCAAATCATTTTTTGTGATGCTTTCCtacctgtttttataaaatgcataacagaaaataaatgagtcaTTTTTCCAAAGTtttgatgtcaaaatgtcctccaattctaGAATGACCCATTAGCTTATTACGCATGGTATCTGATATTCACACCCATATTAGAATTCATTATTGCTCAATGAGGAAAGTTAGAAAAGATTTACATTCATCTTTAAAGTTTTActcatcaaatgtttttattttttgtgagttgctttggataaagcACAAGCTAAATGATACCTGAAAAGCAATAGCatttgtcattgtgagcatgttagcatcagcaTTTAGCACTGCCAcagcacagagctgctagcTCTGGCATGCAAACTCTTAGTGTAATTCCGATTTAATTTCATAGGCCATGTGCTGTGCAGAAATTAAAAAAGTCCTTCATTAAAAGCCTAAACTGTTTCTAGTGCAGCTTCAAAGTGAGTGCATCCACAGGGGAATAACTCACTAAGCAGAGCAGCTGAGTCAGAGgtatgtaattataataatggaTCATAATCATTGACGCACTGACATGAAAGCCTTCATTATGGTTTTGTTTAATTGTGGTGCTGCTCATTTAAACTGTTGTAATTGTTGTGTTCCTGTTTATCTGAATAGGGACAGGTATACATCAGAAACCAAGGCAACACGGAGCAGCATTGCTTTACAATAACTGTCCTTAAATTGggctttaaaatacattaaactgAACACCAGATACACAAGATAGAGTATGAACTCAACAATCACAAACTCCAGTAAGCTGTCACTGCTACTGGatgtatattttgtaaattgtgtcattttagttttatctttaaatatttgtatgcaGTGATATTCTTTGTCTCTGTACTTGCTGTACCAAATGtatatttcccctctgtgggacaaatacaGTTATTCTGATTCATATGCAATACTTACCAACAAATcccagacaaaacaaaacagacaaggaaaaaacaacagatcATTTACATAATTGATCCCTCTTTGAAAACGTTTTCAGTTCAATTTCCtgtgaacatgttttatatttgtgaagCTGATGATCGTATGCTAAGCACGTATcattctgtttttaataaactcACTTTATTAAAGTAAGAAATGCAATATGTTTCTGTGAAATGCACTacagtagaagtataaagtacaGAAACATGTTGAATATTACAAAAGTACTATCACATGTACTGGACTGTTATGTATTTGAGTAACTTTAAAGAGGTTGACCTTTCTGCCTCACACTCCGCcctatttctctttttcttgtaTAACCGCTTTGACGTAAATCAAACCTTGGAAACTCCCATTGAGAcaaaagcctttaaaaaagcacaagtgACACACTGCCCTGGTGTTCTTTCAGTGcgacacatttcatttcaccATGATGGATGTGGTAACGTTTGAGAAGGAGAACCATGAGCGTATCCAGGCCGTGGAGACTTCATTCGGCCCGGCAGGGAAGACTCTATCACAGCCAGGACGGGTTCTGGTGGGACAGGGTCGTCTGATAAAGCAGGGACGTCGGAAGATCGAGCCCAaagttttctttctgttcaaCGACGTGCTGGTGTACGGCAGCATCATCCTGAACGGCCGCTGGCACAAAAGCCAGAAAATCATCCCTCTAGGTAAGCAGAACACCAGATCTAATCCGACGGATAACGATGATCTGATATCTATACGTCCATAGAAGCTTCAGTGaacaagtgtttgttttgtttggccTTCTTGTGACTTTATATACACGTGTAAAAGATATctgcaacagcaacacaaagGAGGTGCATGGAATTTAACGTATGCTGCACAAAACAATGACATCATATCCACGACTCAACTGAGCAATGTGCAGTTTGCCAATTACAGAAATACCAATTGCATTTGAGTTTGGTCAATGCACTTTTTTAATGCTTGAAACACctcagattatttttctgtgttgtatTGATGCACCTGAAGAAGTTTCAAAGGTTTATATCCCAAAGCCTTTAAACAATTAAATCATCACTACAGCTGAATTCCAAAAGTGTAAAGTCAgagcatgtatttattttaaagcattcaACTCAActcaacaaacaaaatgtcccCCTAAAGTCTTTCTGGACTGTATCACCCATGTGTTTTTTGCACTGTTGTTAACAATATCTCCACTGTCATTTCAGAGGACGTCATGCTAGAGGACATCGATGACAAGGCGGGATTGAGTAACAAATGGCTGATGTATACACCATGCAAGTCGTTTGTTGTGTCCGCCGATTCGTTCGAAGACAAGCAGGCCTGGATGGAGCACATTGGAAACTGCCGGTCAAACCTCCTGCAGCGGCGTGGCAGCCAAGCCGTATCCACATACGCTGTTCCCTGGATCCCAGACATGGCCGCCTACAAATGCATGCGCTGCTTCAACAACTTCACTGGTACCAACCGCCGACACCACTGCCgaaaatgtggctttttggTCTGCAATGCATGCTCCAAGCAGCGAGCAGTGATAGAGCACATTCACCCCACAAAGCGATTGAGGGTCTGCAGCCTCTGCCACAAGAAGGGACGAGGAGATGTCTCGACTGAGAGGAGACAGCACTGGAAAGAATAGTGCCGAGGAGGACTATGAGGAAGCCTgcagtgatgaagaggaaggagcAAAGACAAAGCAGAACAGCAGCTGGCTAGACTACCAGAGTGGAACCTGGGGACACAACAACGCCTATGTTGTACCAACACCGATGTGTTGAATGCAAGGGGAAAGCAGATTGGAAGTCAATTGAGAACATTCTTACAAAGATAATTGAACTATGGATTTGTATGCCTACCTTTTCTATTGCGTTCATTATGTACTGTACTGTTTATATTGTTCTGAGAGTGTAATTATCatatgtgtactgtatatacaagaGAATGTGAAGTATGTGCTGATTTACTGTTTACTTATCAAAAAGAATTGCACTTCTGCTTTTAAATAAtccaaaaaacaataaagcccTTACAAAATGTGTCAAGGATATTTTTTTGATTATTACGAGTCATGTAAGATGCAttcacatacattttttgtcatgGTTGTGAGACAGTTTCTTTTACCTTCTCAGCTTAAAATCTAATTGGTTTGGGCTCCCTCTTGTTGCTCCATTGTGGTATCAAATAAAGATAGAGTTATGAAACTAATAATCACAACAACACATAAGGGAAATAGATGAAACTACAATTTGTGAAATAATTTAAGACTAAATTAAACTCAACTTCATCCAGAAGTATGTTTTGATTGATAGTAGACATTTTAGTTCCAAGTGCACTTTCTCAAAAATCTGTATTTGGCTTTTTATCAGTAATGGTATTTcatgacacatttattatttgttcttGTATATGTTcataatttccctattcatgacagTGGTTCCACCTATCAGTTTCCCTACATCTTAAAGTAGCAAGCTCAACTCCTGTCGCAATTAGCCAGTAAGCTAATGATAGCTACAGTAGAGCATCAATAATGTCAAAGTCACCCTGAATCAAATATCTACCTGCCTACGCTTCTGCATAAACCAAGTACACAAAGAAACTAATATCTGTCGTTGCTCTTAAGCTAACAGGAGATAGCAAGCAATGCTAACAGACCATTCACACTGTTGCTAAGTAAGCGCACAGCTCGGTATGTAGCATTAGTAGCTTTCAAAAGCTATGGCCTTAAAGCTTCATAGTTTAGTTACCTTATTGCTTAGCTTTTGTTGAGTTAGTAAATTGTTTTGTGTCTGGGTTTATTTATAGAAGCAGCTTTTTAGCTAGTTGATTCAGAACAGTGTAAGCATCTGTTGTTCCTCcagctaacagaagctaacaggCTACATCTTGTAGCATTTGTTGAGCTTGTTTTGGGAAAAGTTTAAAGGTTTAACAAAGCTGTCTTGAAAAGTTATaacacttaaattaaatgtcaattaAAATCAGAATCTGgaaaaagatcattttgaaaaaacatttcaattagatgttttatatatatataaatccagttattgtaaaaataaaataacattaaaataatgtctttaaCTCTTTGTTCATTTACATAATATGCAGCATTTGTTGATGTGataattacatttcataatatctatttaattgatttaatattgAACTCTTTATTTGCATGAAgctgacattttaaattatgttttatttaaaagttaaataataatgtttc
The window above is part of the Eleginops maclovinus isolate JMC-PN-2008 ecotype Puerto Natales chromosome 16, JC_Emac_rtc_rv5, whole genome shotgun sequence genome. Proteins encoded here:
- the LOC134877710 gene encoding LOW QUALITY PROTEIN: pleckstrin homology domain-containing family F member 2-like (The sequence of the model RefSeq protein was modified relative to this genomic sequence to represent the inferred CDS: deleted 1 base in 1 codon); amino-acid sequence: MMDVVTFEKENHERIQAVETSFGPAGKTLSQPGRVLVGQGRLIKQGRRKIEPKVFFLFNDVLVYGSIILNGRWHKSQKIIPLEDVMLEDIDDKAGLSNKWLMYTPCKSFVVSADSFEDKQAWMEHIGNCRSNLLQRRGSQAVSTYAVPWIPDMAAYKCMRCFNNFTGTNRRHHCRKCGFLVCNACSKQRAVIEHIHPTKRLRVCSLCHKKDEEMSRLRGDSTGKNSAEEDYEEACSDEEEGAKTKQNSSWLDYQSGTWGHNNAYVVPTPMC